One Vitis vinifera cultivar Pinot Noir 40024 chromosome 15, ASM3070453v1 genomic window, tctccaCTTTTGTATAAGGggcctgaacctagtgacctgaaaatccaagagaccattttctttgtaattaaactcagttactatttttttggttagcttaaaaccaatcttttcaaaccaaagtttatgttttcttttaaatcaaacttagaaaagaaaaaacaccaatccaattctttaaactaatatcaggtgtgaaatgaaaactcatcctagtgaacgatcctagagccactatgttatgctagctgaggctatcctagtacatggtgaaataggttataaattttgttgattactcccgtctgaggactgaattAGAAGACACCAGCTGGGCACGGAATCAGTCCACCACCACCGCTCGCGCCCTAAGGTTATGTGCCCTTATATGAGTTTCGACTTGCTTTCTATTAGGAAATTCAACCCTTCACGTGGTAGACATCTAGAGCTCAACCAAAAAGAATCCAATAACAGTAGATTAGCCTATCCGCAAATCAAAGCAGGCCCAAATGAGAATAACAGgcctaaattaaataatttcaagcGCCCAATTAAATAAGCCCAACGGAGAAATACTAAGCCCTTAacccaaataaataaacctaacaagaatatcatcaatcCAAAATCATAAGACCTAAACTCAGTTAAAATAAGCCTAAAACAGATTCTAATATCAATGCAAAACAGAATATCCACAAGCCTAAATCTGATACCTATAAACATGAATCAATAAACgaaaactcaaataaaaaaccACAAACAAAATTCAATTACACAAATAGTCACTatggaaattaaaaatacatcTTACTCAATCTTGAAGAACCCATAGAGGGAATGTGGTAAGGGATGATGTAATGGCGCATGGTGGCAATGATGTGCATGAAATGGTAGTGGAGGTGAGAGGAAGAAAATGTGATTAGAgagtaagagaaaaaaaatgaaaggaaaaaaaaagagtgtgGAATGGAGAAGGAGGTGATTAGGTGTGACATGTTGTCAATCGATGACTAGTAGTTGTTGGAATTGCTATCGACAGTGGTGAGGTGTGGCCATGGTGGTTTGAGGAGTAAGGGGAaatgagagagagtgagagaggaagggaaagagagagagcaTGCATAAGTgagaagagagagaggaagagattggggtagagaaagaaagaatatGGGCGGCTATGGGAAAATGAAATGAGATTTTTAGGGTTCTCTTTGAATGAATGGTATATATAAGGGGGAAAAATGAATGGCCAAAATAGGTTATTCTAAAATAAGTATAAATTGGCTAAAATTGgtggtctacaaatatgcccatcTTCGGTAATGCTCACAAGTGTAAGCAATGTAAACACTAGAGTGAAATGAAAGTCATGTGAATAAtaagtggaatgaagtgaactatactaAAGAACAAGAACGACCAACCAAAACTATCCTAGTAGAACATGGTCTCGTTCAAGCTAAGATAAAAACCAAGGGAATCTACAACCTCTAAAAAGAAGTAACAAAAGGTCGGGCAAGGAAAAGGGCTCTTAAGGTGCCTCTAAAGTTACACTATAGATCCAAAACTTGCTTTAAAGGCCTCCAAAAGTAGCTAAAAAATCGTTGTCATAGTTGAATAGCAATCAAACCACCAAGGAGTACTAGAATAAAACACATAAAGGGGAAATCTACATGTGTACTATACGAGGACACAAGGTGAGGGACACctaaaaatatgattgaaacATATGCTATGAGCTCAAAGGACTATGTCAAATGCAATGGAGAAAGAGAAGCTCTAAGTAATATGATGAAAAGGTGAATGCAAATATAatgaacaactttgagttgtgaATGAAATGCAAAACCAAAGAcaaatctaaaagaaaacaagggGTCTAAAGATAACTGAGATGGAAACTAGGATGACATCGTGATAACGAGAGTCCAAGgaactaaaaataaaactaagatagaacctaagatggtGTTGCGATGACATGAGTCCAAGCaactaaaaatgaaactgaaatAAAACCTAAGATGGCGTTGAGATGATGAGAATCTAAAGGAACTAGAGATAAACatagataaaacctaggatagtGTCCTAATGACGAGAATCCAAAGGAACTATGGATAAAAGATATAGGACTTAGGACGACATCATAATGATAGGAATTCAAAGGAACTATGGATAAACtgaggtagaacctaggatggcgtcaTGATTACGAGAGTCCAAGGAACTTAGGATAAATTGAGATAGAACATAGGACAATGTCACAATGACAAGAGTCCAAGGAACTAGAGATAAAATTgagataaaacctaggatgacatTGTGATGATGGGAATCCAAAGAAACTATGGATAAAAGAGATAGAACCTAAGACAACGTCACAATGATGAGAATCCAAAGGAATTACAAGTAAAAGAGATAGAACTTAGGATGGCGTCATAATGACGTGTATGAGATCTTCGCAAACTATAGGCTTCATCTTCATCGGCTTGGATTCgatctaggaacatctagatcttAGGTATGAGTactacatttttaaatttatttcttataatgGTTTTGAAGCCATTATTTTCCATTATGTTATATCTCGAGAACCCCAAGAATATATTCATGCACCTTACAAGATCCAAGGCTTAGAACGAAGTAATCCGGGGTTCCCAACAATTAGGTCCATAACCATGAACTTTAGTCTTATCATTTTGCTTGAAAACATGACTAGTTGCTCTCAATCTTATGATTTTTCAAGGATTTTCAAAACCGATGTTGTAATTCATTTTTCAACTCTTGTGAATATCATCCTATGATCATTAGGGGTTTGAATCCATTTCTAATTTATGGTTATTAATGGATATCACATGTCTTGGAATACATAACTTGAATTTACATGAAAGCATACCTCCTTATGGATGCTTTTATGTGCAtttcaatccttttttttttccctcaaatatGAGTGTAATTAGGCATTTCATTCCTCTTGTAAACTTAATTTCATGTTCATTTGAGGGTTAAGAAGGTGTGGGAGCCTTCTAGTTGAAATATAACCCATATATATCCATAGCCAACATCACTCATTTTCTTAGACAtttgattttcaatatttcttgTTTCTTAGAAACATAGATTATCCTTGAAATATGAGATGAATGAGATTATTCTTGGCACTTATGATCCTCTAGTTGGAATGTTGAATCGtctatacaaaataatttagGCTAGTGTTTTTAAGCCTACATATTTTATTTGCTAATTGTTGACTACTTGTTTATCTGTTTTTGTAAATCTGAATCGTTTGACacgtttaaaattattttgaaacttaaaatgttttttagacATACTGAATGTATTGAGGAATTTTTGCCTTGTTGAAAAACTCATTCCCAAGCTTATTCAATAATCCTATTTTCCCAAGTGCTTGTTTGTTGTCTTGTCTTTTAgcaacaaaatatttttgtgaatCCTCCTagttctttcatttttatttattgttaaggCTTAGACTATGATTTAACATCTTAATCGTATTAAAATCTTAGCCTAGTTGAAAATTTCCTTTGTCATATTTGTggaataaatcaatttttcgtATGCTTATATGTTGTCCTATTTTTGAACTATGGAATGTTTCTTGAGATTTGTACCTTTCGGTATATATTTGGGCTCCTTTGACTCTTGAAATGCATTCTAGGCATCTTTTATATGTTAAAGaattttttccttgttttttacCTCGACTCTAACcttattaaataaatcaatcttGCATGCACTAATATGTTGTCTTGTTTTCCCCTTTTGCATGttcatatgaatcaatcccaTTTGATGCTAGCTTGGCCACTTTTGATCGTTGAATTTAATTACATATATCTTGTACATATTGTGTGATCCTTGATTTGATGATAGAtctcttatttcatttttaaattaacttattatttcttatataagCTTGTTGCCCTTGTGTTAGGCATTATTAAGGTATATTCCTTTCTCCACTTGATTGTTTAACTCATTTGCTAAGTATGTTATGCTTTTGAGTGATCCTTGCTTGTTTGGTTTTGGTCCTATGATCTTTTGGTGTACATAACTCATAttcatcatcattttctttttctttatcacAATGCATTGTGATGTATTTATGCTTTTGTTGTTTCTCGATATCCATGATCTACTAGTTAATTgtcataattttctttacttctttAGTAGaaacctctttagggcttaaagGAATGCTACCCTATGATACCTTTCCAATAAATAACTTAACCCCCAAACTTAGACTTAGTTCTTCATAGACATAAAAATGAGTCactttagggttttatttttttattttatttttcctttaaaaataaacaaaaataagtgacaattctaacttttcaaaaattaaattttcataataaaaacaaGTCTCTCAATCGAGTGAGAACACGCATGAAAAATGCGAGTCCATAGTGATCAACAAACACAGTTTGGCTCtctaagagcatatgtcaaattttacttaaggaattattgtggtcatagattttatgatcacatgttCTTAGGATTACTCAAGGAGACACAATATCTCAATCACATGAGATGTCATGGTGCCTATATTGAGAATAACTGTTATCATTGACTttcatcaataatgacccaatgcatagggaatatatgaccacctcatggtttcacccataggtcaaagctaCAACAAATTTTAGCACAAACTTAGTACCCTCTCAAAgttgaaataacatataatatAGAAGTTTGGTGAGATCATGACTACCCGATAGCtaatgtcatgactcaccataggttttATCCAATGTGAAACCATACATACCAGTACACTCACCATGAGTACCCTATTTCAATAATTAAGTTCAAttatcccttcaattaggaggtagtactCTATAATCTCAAATGGACTACCTAAGTTTATGAACCAACTATGAACTAATCATTTACTTTCAAAGAATCCATGACTTATACCCATTATCGAGGCAAAAATATTGACCTCCAAACACTTCACCATTGTCCATTGCCCTAATTCCATTATTGAGGCTAAAATATTAAGGTTCAAACACTTCAAACAACACCACCCAAAATATCCATTATTTTATGCAAACGTCACCACTGAGGTATAAATACATGTTTGGATCTTCACTAAAGTTAACTTTATCTATCTTAATTTATTGTTTATGTACTCCTATACaaactaattttctttttattttaaattttgtgtaTGATATTCCACacttttgataaaaaatgaagtctcatcgtattaattttttgacaagtaggaaaggaaaattatatataataaaaattgttcaaaaatatatttttaacttcttcaatttttttttaattttaaaaagtaaataaatataaaagttgattttaagcctattttatgttttcttctacATTTTGTTTCCTCCCATTTTCCCCACTTCTTTCACTCCTATTTACCTTtaaacttttccaaaaattaaacaactgaaaaggaatcaattttattttttattttttcaatttcattcttttaatatttcaaattcagtCAAATTTTAGTGCCTGAGAATATTCTTTTCTATTGCTAAGGGTATTGTCCTTTCTAGTTAGTGGAATTAAGCTGTCACAACAAATTTTCTACTTGGAGCGCCCATTATAGAGGCCAGGAATAAAATAAAGCAGAAATGAGAATatggaaaatacaaagaaaaatgtgggATTCACTAAAAGACAAGGGTACATTTAGATAcaggaaaatatatattatgaaatttcCAGAAcccaaatctttataaaaaggATCTCTGGCCCCATTCCATTTGCAGAAATCAAAGCATTATGGCAGAAGAAGTGAAACTTTTCAGAACATGGTCAAGTCCTTTTGCTCTCAGGGCTGTCTGGGCTCTCAAAATCAAAGGCATAGATTATGAAACCATATTTGAAGATCTCTCCAACAAGAGCCCTTCACTTCTCCAATATAATCCTGTCTACAAAAAGGTTCCAGTGCTTGTACACAAAGGAAAACCCATCGCTGAATCGCTTGTCATTCTGGAATACATTGATGAGACATGGAAGCAGGCTCCCTTATTGCCTGAAGACCCTCATGAGAGAGCCACGGCACGTTTCTGGGCAAAATTTGGCGAAGATAAGGTGGATCTAATTAATTGCAAGCTCTTCCTTCTTGAAACAGATTCAGAAAGGCCTTGGTAGTTTGATATTGATTTGTTTTCTGATGTAGGTTTTGACATCAATTTGGAGCGTCTTTATCAAGCAAGGGAAAGAGCAGGAGGAAGCTATGGTTCCAGCCCTGGAGAACCTCAAGTTCCTGGAAGAAGAGTTGAAGGGAAAGAAGTTCTTTGGCGGAGAGACCATTGGGTTTGTTGATCTTGCCTTGGGTTGGCTTGGTAACTTGATCAGCATATTGGAAGAGATTGTTGGGCTGAAAGTTGTGGATGGGGAGAAGTTTCCATTGTTGTCCGCATGGATGCAAGATTTTGCAGATGCTCCAATCATTAAAGACAACTGGCCACCTCGAGACAGAATGATTGTCAAATTCCAAGCCCTTCGTGATGCCACCATTGCAGCAGCGGCAGCAGCAGCAACATCAAAATGATGCTCTAGGGCTCATAGAGTAGAACGAATAAGAATTAAATGATCGTGCCATATTTCAT contains:
- the LOC100254124 gene encoding glutathione transferase GST 23 codes for the protein MAEEVKLFRTWSSPFALRAVWALKIKGIDYETIFEDLSNKSPSLLQYNPVYKKVPVLVHKGKPIAESLVILEYIDETWKQAPLLPEDPHERATARFWAKFGEDKVLTSIWSVFIKQGKEQEEAMVPALENLKFLEEELKGKKFFGGETIGFVDLALGWLGNLISILEEIVGLKVVDGEKFPLLSAWMQDFADAPIIKDNWPPRDRMIVKFQALRDATIAAAAAAATSK